A window from Nitrospira sp. ND1 encodes these proteins:
- a CDS encoding pyridoxal phosphate-dependent aminotransferase — protein sequence MKKSDRTARLAQSDIRAMTLACAKVNGINMSQGVCDTPVPPVVVQGAQQAMAQGHNIYSRFDGILELRQAIADKLAAYNRITADPDANITVSAGATGSFQATCMALLNPGDEVILFEPFYAYHIQAIVAVEAVPRCVSMRPPDWTVDFKGLEQAITSRTKAIVVNTPGNPSGKVFTRRELEQIAEIACRHDVMVITDEIYEYFVFDGREHVSMASLPGMADRTITIGGYSKTFSITGWRIGYSVAEATWAKAIGAMSDVLYVCAPTPLQHGVAAGIRALGPSFYSDLTKEHQQKRDRFCGALAQAGLPPAVPQGAYYVLADVSRLPGKTSRERALYLLDKTGVAGVPGEAFFEGPEGSRFMRFCMAKTDQDLERASQAIERFRS from the coding sequence ATGAAGAAAAGCGATCGGACCGCTCGTTTGGCTCAATCGGATATCCGTGCCATGACCCTCGCCTGCGCCAAGGTGAACGGGATCAATATGTCTCAGGGCGTTTGCGATACCCCTGTTCCTCCGGTCGTGGTGCAGGGCGCGCAACAGGCGATGGCCCAAGGGCACAACATCTATTCACGCTTTGACGGCATTCTGGAATTGCGGCAGGCCATCGCCGACAAACTCGCTGCGTACAATCGAATCACGGCGGATCCGGACGCCAATATTACCGTGAGTGCCGGCGCCACCGGATCGTTTCAGGCCACCTGCATGGCGTTGCTGAATCCCGGCGACGAGGTCATTCTCTTTGAGCCCTTCTACGCCTATCACATTCAGGCGATCGTTGCGGTCGAGGCCGTGCCCCGCTGTGTGTCGATGCGACCGCCGGACTGGACGGTGGATTTCAAAGGCCTCGAGCAGGCGATCACATCCAGAACCAAGGCCATCGTGGTGAACACTCCGGGAAACCCTTCCGGAAAAGTCTTCACACGACGGGAGTTGGAACAGATTGCGGAGATTGCCTGTCGCCATGACGTGATGGTGATCACGGATGAGATCTATGAATATTTTGTGTTCGATGGGCGGGAACACGTGAGTATGGCGTCTCTCCCCGGTATGGCCGACCGAACCATTACCATCGGGGGTTACTCGAAAACGTTCAGTATCACCGGTTGGCGCATCGGCTACAGCGTGGCGGAGGCCACGTGGGCGAAGGCCATCGGCGCGATGAGTGATGTGTTGTATGTTTGCGCGCCCACCCCGCTGCAGCATGGTGTCGCCGCCGGGATTCGTGCGCTCGGCCCCTCGTTTTACAGCGACCTGACGAAGGAGCATCAGCAGAAGCGCGATCGGTTCTGCGGCGCGTTAGCCCAAGCGGGACTGCCCCCTGCCGTGCCGCAGGGTGCCTATTACGTGCTGGCAGATGTGTCCCGGCTTCCAGGAAAGACGAGTCGCGAACGCGCGCTGTATCTGTTGGATAAGACCGGCGTGGCGGGCGTGCCGGGCGAAGCGTTCTTCGAAGGGCCGGAGGGGAGTCGGTTTATGCGGTTTTGTATGGCGAAGACCGACCAGGATCTGGAGCGAGCCAGTCAGGCGATCGAACGATTCAGGTCATAA
- a CDS encoding NAD(P)-dependent oxidoreductase, with amino-acid sequence MNVALLGTGLLGQAVAERLHATGHHLSAYNRTPEKTLALRQQGLHIASTAVEAIAAAEVVILLLADAAAIRAVLLDPSTSQVLGGRTIIQMGTIGPSESCSIGEEIERLGGQYLEAPVLGSIAEAKSGALLIMVGATPERYATWAPLLQALSSDVRLIGPVGKAAVMKLALNQLIAAETAAFALSLGLIRRGGVDVENFMAVLRKSALYAPTFDKKLPRLAERNYARPNFSTRHLLKDVELTLAAADSAQLSPGGLPGVRSLLSDTIALGLGDVDYSALYERVDPVAGT; translated from the coding sequence ATGAATGTGGCCTTGCTAGGCACAGGGTTGCTGGGGCAGGCGGTGGCCGAACGGCTGCATGCCACCGGTCATCACCTGTCGGCCTATAATCGTACCCCTGAAAAGACCCTGGCGCTGCGGCAACAGGGTCTTCACATCGCCTCGACTGCGGTAGAAGCCATCGCCGCTGCAGAGGTGGTCATCCTCCTGTTGGCAGACGCGGCGGCCATCCGTGCCGTGCTGCTCGATCCCTCCACCAGCCAGGTGCTCGGCGGACGCACCATCATTCAAATGGGCACGATCGGCCCGTCGGAAAGCTGCTCGATCGGAGAAGAGATCGAGCGCCTCGGCGGACAGTACTTGGAAGCGCCGGTGCTGGGAAGTATCGCCGAAGCCAAATCGGGCGCCCTGCTGATCATGGTCGGTGCGACTCCGGAGCGTTATGCCACATGGGCACCGCTCCTGCAGGCCCTCAGTTCGGATGTGCGCCTGATCGGCCCGGTCGGAAAAGCCGCCGTGATGAAGCTGGCGCTGAATCAGCTCATTGCCGCAGAAACGGCAGCGTTCGCCCTCAGTCTGGGACTCATTCGCCGTGGCGGGGTCGATGTGGAGAATTTTATGGCGGTGTTACGCAAGAGTGCGCTGTATGCACCGACGTTCGATAAGAAGTTGCCTCGATTGGCGGAACGCAACTATGCCAGGCCGAACTTTTCGACCCGCCACCTGCTGAAAGATGTGGAGTTGACCCTCGCCGCCGCAGACAGCGCCCAGCTCTCTCCCGGCGGACTTCCGGGCGTCCGATCACTGCTCAGCGACACGATTGCCCTGGGGCTGGGAGATGTGGACTACTCAGCGCTCTATGAACGGGTGGACCCCGTTGCCGGCACGTGA
- a CDS encoding 3'(2'),5'-bisphosphate nucleotidase CysQ, which yields MDHELSILSEAMRRAGREALRLADTGFDTYTKPDQSPVTSADLAVNQILRDHLSAAFPEDGWLSEETEDNHNRLTRSRVWIVDPIDGTRSFVRGLPEFCLSVALVEQGMPAVAAIFNPATGEFFSAIRGQGIRVERQAEAGQAPFTPPERPLALVNPWELRVGRFQALESHLHCRPIGSIAYALALVAAGQADAVVTLEGGNEWDIAAGVLLIEESGGRATTAAGHPFTFNRADPRVKGTLAIGTDLTTPTRTHLIQLSAASRDLRAPLP from the coding sequence ATGGATCATGAACTCAGCATCTTGTCGGAGGCCATGAGGCGGGCCGGACGTGAAGCCCTTCGATTGGCGGACACCGGATTCGACACCTACACCAAGCCGGATCAGTCACCCGTTACCTCTGCCGACCTGGCGGTCAATCAGATCCTTCGAGACCATTTGTCGGCGGCATTTCCGGAGGACGGCTGGTTGTCGGAGGAAACCGAGGACAACCACAATCGCCTGACCAGATCACGGGTCTGGATCGTCGATCCGATCGATGGAACGCGCTCATTCGTGCGAGGCCTGCCGGAATTCTGCCTCTCAGTGGCGCTCGTTGAGCAGGGCATGCCGGCCGTTGCAGCCATCTTCAATCCCGCGACCGGTGAATTCTTCTCGGCCATTCGCGGCCAGGGCATCCGCGTTGAGCGCCAGGCAGAAGCCGGCCAGGCTCCGTTCACCCCGCCGGAGCGCCCACTCGCGCTCGTGAATCCATGGGAACTCCGGGTCGGCCGCTTTCAGGCCCTGGAGTCCCATCTCCATTGCCGTCCGATCGGATCGATTGCTTACGCCCTCGCCCTGGTCGCAGCCGGACAGGCCGATGCAGTCGTGACGCTGGAAGGGGGCAATGAGTGGGACATCGCCGCCGGCGTCCTGTTGATCGAAGAAAGCGGAGGGCGCGCCACCACGGCCGCAGGCCATCCGTTTACGTTCAACCGCGCCGATCCCAGGGTGAAGGGCACCTTGGCCATCGGCACAGACCTGACCACACCGACGCGCACACACCTCATTCAACTCAGTGCCGCAAGTAGAGACCTTCGCGCCCCTCTCCCTTGA